Genomic segment of Halopelagius inordinatus:
GGTTGACGCCGTTCGCCTTACAGAGTTTCTCGACGCCGCCGGTGAGTCTGTCCACCACGTCGTCTTTCCAACTCGACATCTGCGACATGTCCACCGCCGGGTCGGCGTGGATACCCATCTCCTCCGCGTTGCCCGCCTCGTGAGCGAGGCTCGCGCCGGTGATGAGCGCTTTCGATGGGATACAGCCGCGGTTCAGACAGACGCCGCCGTAGGCGTCCTTCTCGACGAGCGTCACGTCTAAATCGCGCTGTGCGGCGCGGATGGCGGCGACGTAGCCGCCCGGCCCCGCGCCGATGACCAGTACTTCCGTTCCGGTTGAGATATCTCCGACGACCATTCTATTCGAGCAAGAGGAGTTTGGGGTTCGAGAGGTACTCTCCGACCTTGTTCGTGAATCGAGCGGCGATTGCGCCGTCTACGACGCGGTGGTCGAACGACAGCGACAGCGTCAGCACTTTCCGCGGGACGATTTCGCCGTCCACGACGCGCGGTTTCTCCTTTATCGCGCCGAGCGCGAGGATGCCCACCTCGGGGTAGTTGATAATCGGCGTCGCGTACTCGCCGCCGATGACGCCGACGTTCGTGATGGTGAACGTCCCGCCCTGCATCTCCGCGGGCGAAATCTTCCGAGAGCGAGCCTTCTCGACCAACTCGTTCGTCTCCCGGGCCAAATCGAGCAGTCCCTTCCCGTCCGCGCCGTGGACGACGGGGACGAGGAGTCCCGCGTCGGTGGCCGTCGCCACGCCGACGTTGTACTCGTCGCGGAGGACTATCTCCTCGTTTTCCTCGTCGAGTTGGGCGTTCATGTACGGGAACTGCTTCAACGCCGCGACGACGGCTTTCGTCACGAACGGCATGTACGTGAGTTTCACGTCGCGTTCCCCGGCCATCGGCTTGAACTCCTCGCGGAGTTCGACCAGTTCGGTCACGTCCACCTCGTCGTGGTGGGTGACGTGCGGCGCGGTGTACTTCGACCGCTGCATCTGGTCGCCGATGGCCTTCCGGACGCCCTTGTACGGGACGCGTTCCCCCGCACCGGGGCCGGCGTCGGCTTCCGGTTCGACGGTCTGTGCTGGCAGGTCCGCCGTCTCCGACGCCTCGCCCGCGCCCGCCTCGGCGGAGACGGACTCCGCGTCCGCTCTCTGGGCCTCGCGTTGGACTTCGGCGTACTGGCGGACGTCCGCCTCGGTGACGAACGGTTCGCCGTCCCGCTTTTCGGTGGCGGGCACGTCGTCGATGCTGACACCCTCCTCCTCGGCGATTCGCCGCGTGGCGGGCGCGGCGAGCGTCTTCTCTCGCCCGGCCGCCTGCGGCGCGGGCGCGGACGAGTCGGCGGACCCGGCGTCCTGCCCGTTTCCGCTGTCGCCCGCCTTCGAGACGGCGGAGTTGCCGCTGAAGGAGACGCTCCGCGGACCGCCGCTCTCGCCGTCGCCGCCCGCGTCGGCACCCTCGGCGGCGCTCCGCACGTCGCCCTCGGTGACGCGGCCACTCGGACCCGACCCCGAGACCGAAGCGAGGTCGACGCCGAGTTCGCGCGCGAGGCGGCGAACGCTCGGGGGCGCGAAGACGCGCCCGGACGGCGACTCCGTCTCCGACGGTGCCGTCTCCTCTTCGGGTTCCTCGTCCGCGTCGGAGTCGTCCGCCTCGGTCTCTGTCTGTACCTCCGCGTCGGCCGGTTCGTCGCCCTCACCCTCGACTTCGAAGGTGATGATGACGTCGCCGACGGGGACCATCTCGCCCTCCTCGGCGCGGAGTTCGCTCACCGTCCCGTTGTACGGGGAGGGTACGTCCACGAGAGCCTTGTCCGTCTCTACCTCCGCGACGACTTGGTCTTCGGTGACCGTATCGCCCGGAGAGACGTGCCACGTGACGAGTTCGCCCTCGGCGACGCCTTCGCCGACGTCCGGCAGTTTGAATTCCTTGATACCCATCGTTCAGAACTCCACCGCGTTCCGGATACCTTCTTCGACGCGAGTCACGGACGGCAGGTAGTAGTCCTCCAGTGCGTACAGGGGGTACGGAACGTCGTACCCGGCGACGCGTTCGACCGGAGCCTCCTGATACAGGAGCGCTTCCTCCTGAATCGTGGCGGCTATCTCCGCGCCGATGCCCGCCGTCTTCGGCGCTTCGTGGACGACCGCCGCGCGACCGGTCTTCTCGAACGACTCGACTATCGTCTCTTTGTCCATCGGGTCGACCGTCCGCAGGTCGACGACTTCCGCGTCGATGCCCTCGTCTGCGAGGTTCTCGGCCGCCTCCATCGTCGGGCGCGTCATCGCGCCGTAGCAGTAGACCGAAACGTCGGTTCCCTCGCGTCGGACCGCCGCCTCGCCGATCGGCACCTCGTAGTCGCCCTCGGGCACGTCGCCGCGGAACGCGCGGTAGATGAGTTTCGGTTCGAGGAACACGACGGGGTCTGGGTCCCGAATCGCGGAGATGAGAAGCCCCTTCGTGTCGTACGGCGTCGAGGGGATGACCACCTTCAGACCCGCCTCGTGGGCGTAGAACGCCTCCTTCGACTCGGAGTGGTGTTCGGGCGCGCGGATGCCGCCGCCGTACGGCGCGCGGACGACCATCGGGCAGGTGAACCGACCGCGACTCCGGGTTCGGAGGCGCGCGGCGTGACTCACGAGTTGGTCGAACGCGGGGTACATGAAGCCGGAGAACTGCATCTCCGGTACCGGCTTCATCCCCATCGCGGCCATCCCGATTGCGGTGCCGACGATGCCCGACTCCGCCAACGGCGTGTCGATGACTCTGTCGCCGCCGAACTCGTCGAAGAGGCCCTCGGTGGCGCGGAAGACGCCGCCGTTCTTACCGACGTCCTCGCCCATGACGACCACGTCGTCGTCCTGCTTCATCTCCGTGTAGAGAGCGTCCTGTACCGCCTGCACTAGCGTCAAACTCTGGGTCTGTTGGCTCTGATTCTGACTCATCTGTCACTCCCGGAGGAACGCGTCGTCCCCGTGTCTCTCGTACAGTGCTTCGAACTCGGCCATCTGTGTTTCGAGTTCCGGCGGCAGGTCCTCGTACAGATGCGCGAACATCTCTTCGGGTTCGGGACGCGGTTCGGACTCCGCCTCGGCGATTGCGGTCGCCACCCGGTCTTCGACCTGCGACTCGATGGACTCGACGGACTCGCCGTCGAGGCGGCCCGTCTCCCGGAGGAACCGTTCGAGTCGCGGGATGGGGTCTTTCTTCCGCCACTCGGCCACCTCCTCGTCGTCGCGGTAGACGCTCGGGTCGTCCGCCGTCGTGTGCGCGCCGAAGCGGTACTGCACCGCCTCGATGAGCGTCGGGCGGAGTTCGCCCTCCGCGGGGTCTTTCGCCTTCTCGACCGCCGCACGGGTGGCCGCGTAGACGGCGAGGGGGTCCATCCCGTCGACTTGCACGCCCTCGAACCCGTAGGCGGCCGCCTTCTGAGCGATCGTCTTCGAGGCGGTCTGTCGCTCTCGCGGCACCGAGATGGCCCACTGGTTGTTGTTACAGAAGAACACGTTCGGCGTGTCGAAGACGCCCGCGAAGTTCAGCCCCTCGTGGAAGTCGCCTTCGCTCGTCGCCCCGTCGCCGAAGTACGCGAGGACGGCGGCGTCCTCGCCGCGGAGTTTCTTCGCCCACGCCGCGCCGGTGGCGTGGAGAACCTGCGTGGCGATGGGCACCGCGACGGGAAAGACGTTGACGTCCTCCGGTACGAGGTTGCCCTTCTCGTGGCCCATCCAGTACAGAAGCGTCTGCTTCAACGGCAGGCCGCGGTGAAGCGCCGCGCCGTGTTCGCGGTAACTCGGAAACATCCAGTCTTCCTCGTCGAGGGCGAACGCGCTTCCGATCTGTGCGCCCTCCTGTCCCGACAGCGGCGGGTACGTCCCCATCCGACCCTGTCGCTGGAGGCTCACCGCCCGCGTGTCGAAGTGGCGAGCCAACCGCATCTCGCGGTACATATCCACCAACTCCTCGTCGCTCAGGTCGGGGACGTCCCCGACGGGTTCGCCGTCCTCGTCGAGTACGCGAAGCATGTCCTGCGGGTCTCGCTGTAGTACGCTCACGGGTGAACCCTCCTACTCATAGTTCGAGGGTGACCCGCCCGAGGTATAGTGTTTTCGTAAATAGTTTACTATGGACAGAAATACTGCCAACTCGCGTAGACGCGTCCATTCTCTCCGGGATGGAATCGAGAGTTTTTCAATATTCGGTCGGATTCGAACGACGTTCTCCCATCGATACCCGCCGCCCGGGGTAAATCATGGACGAATGTGTAGAATATCGTGCCGTTCCGTCGCGGGACGGGCCGTCCCGGTCAGTCCCCGGCGGCCGTCCGCGCCTCGCGGCGGGCCTGTTCGACGCTCTTGCCGTCTCTGAGGACGGCGTCGACGAACAGTTCGCCCGCCTTGTACGACGACCGGACCATCGGGCCGGAGGCGCAGTAGAGGAAGCCGAGTTCCTCCTCCGCGACCCGCCGCCACGTCTCGAAGGCGTCCGGGTGGACGTAGTCGAACACGTCGAGGTGGGTGCGAGAGGGTTGGAGATACTGCCCGAGGGTGACCACGTCGACGTCCGCCTCCCGGAGGTCAGAGAGCGTCTGGTACACCTCGTGGTCGTACTCGCCGAGGCCGAGCATGATGCTCGTCTTGGTGTAGATGTCGGACTCTCGCGTCACCTGTTCGAGTACCGAGAGCGACTGCTCGTAGCCCGCGCGCCGGTCGCGGACCGGCCACTGCAGGCGTTCGACGGTCTCTATGTTGTGCGCGATGACGTCGGGTCGGGCGTCGATTATCTTCCGAACCAACTCGGAGTCGCCCTGAAAGTCCGGAATCAACACCTCCACGAGGACGCTCGGGTCGCACCGCTTTATCTCGCGGATGGTCTCCGCGAAGTGGCCCGCGCCTTGGTCCGGCAAGTCGTCGCGGTCCACGGACGTGAGGACGACGTAGTCGAGCCCGATTTCGGCGACGGCGTCGGCGACGTTCTCGGGTTCCTCGGGGTCGAGCGCGTCCATGCCGCCGGTCTCTACGTCGCAGAAGTTGCATCCGCGCGAACAGCGTTCGCCCATCAGCATGAACGTCGCCGTCCCCGGGCCGTTGCGACCGCTCCAACACTCGCCCATGTTCGGGCAGTTCGCCTCTTCGCACACCGTGTGGAGGTCCCTGTCGCGGAGCGTCTGCTTGATATCGGTAAACTGACGCCCCGACGGTGGTCGCATCTTCAGCCAGTCGGGTTTCCGCCTGCCGGACATGCGTGCTCCTTCGGCGGCGGCGGGCAAAAACGTGAGGATTAGCCGGATTTCGTTAGCCGTTCTGCGGTTCCGGCCGCCACGGCGTCGGCCGCCCGCGTTCGAACGTCTCGGCTCCGGCGTCCCAACTGTTGACCGGCGCGCCGTTCGTCCGTTCGATTCGGTCGTCGATGCACTCCATCCAGTCGAAGAGCGCGCAGACGGCGTCTACCTCCGTCGTGACGCGACCGATCTCGCGCGTGTGCGACGCCTCGTTGGCGCGTTCTCGACAGCGGAGGAGCCACGGCCGGTTCCAGTCTCGGTTCTCGTCTCTGTCTTTCACCGCTTCGACGACGACTGGTTGTGTCCGGTGTCGGAACGTGATTCCGTTGTCCGAGGGAACCAGTTCCCAGTGGAGGGGGACTCGGCTGTCGCCGAGCCTGTGGGGAGAGTCCATCGTCCTGACTACAGGATCATTCGCTAGGGATAACCCCATTGTGGTTGTATACTCCTGGCCGTTAATCCCCCTCCGGTCTCGTCTAGCGCTCGATTACTGTCTCTCGGAGGAAACGGTGTCAGAAACCGCCAACGCGCTTTATCCTCCGGAACGTGTCGATTCCGTCAATGAGTACCATCGCTTCGGTCGAACTGGCCGCGGAGGAGTTCGCGCTGGGACGGTCGCTCGCGGAGGTCCCCCGCGCCGAGTTCGAGGTAGTCCGCGTCGTCGCGCACGACGGCGACAGCCTCGTTCCGTACGTCCGAGTGACCGCGGAGTCGTTCGAGGAGTTCGACGAGGCTCTCGACGCGGACCCGAGCGTCGCTGAGGCGACGCTTCTGGACGACTTCGGCGACGAGCGACTGTACCGGATGGAGTGGGTCGAAGACGTACTCGCTCTCACGCACGTGTTGATAAACGCCAGGGGTGCCGTCTTGGAGATGTACGGCACGGGCGACCAGTGGCGCGTTCGACTGCTTCTCCCCGACAGGGAGGCGCTTTCGAGCACCGCCGAGTACTGCCACGACAACGACCTGACGTTCGAGGTGCTGAACATCTACGAACTCTCGGGGTCGGTCAGTCGCGGCGAGTTCGGTCTCTCGCAGGCGCAGTACGAAGTGCTTCTCACCGCGGCCCAACAGGGCTACTTCGACGTCCCGCGCGACGTGACGATGGCCGACCTCGCAGACTCCCTCGACGTCTCCCAGCAGGCCATCTCCGAACGCCTCCGCCGGGGCCACGCCAACCTCGTCGACAACACGATTCGCGTCGGACAACAGGCGTTCGACATCGACCCGAGCAGCGGACGGTAGACCCGCGAACCTTCACGACAGTTCAGGAACGCACAGGAACGAACATGACGAACATATCAACATAACGAAATACTCATAAGCGAGTAAACCCTCTTATCGAGTATGCAGTGGAAGCACCGCCGTGGCCGATCGAAAGTCGAATCGAAGAAAGAAGAGTCGAAAAGCGGTACGAAGTGGTCGTTCATCGCGGCGGCGACCGTCGTCGCCTGAGCGACCCGTCTCGAATCTCTCGTCTTACTGCGGACTGACGACTTCTCCTCCGGTTTCTCCGTCTCCCCGACCGTTCCTCCCGTCGGACGCGGGGAGAAACGCCTTTCCCGACGGAAGTCTCCCTCTCTCACATGACCTCTCTCCCTCCGTCGGACTTTCGGTCCGACGAGGCCCCGTCTCGACTCCTCGGGGGGTGCGGCGCGTGAAAGTCGCCGACGTCGTCCCCGACTTCGCCGACGCCTTCGGTTTCGACGAGTTCAATCGAATGCAACGCGAGGCGGCGCCCGCGATTCTCGACTCCGACGACAACGTCGTCGCCTCCGCGCCGACCGCCAGCGGAAAGACCGCACTCGCGGAACTGGCCATCTGTCGGACGCTCCAGAACGGCGGGACGGCCCTCTTTATCGCGCCCCTCCGCGCTCTCACGAACGAGAAGGAATCGGAGTGGGAACGGTTCGAGAGCCTCGGCTACTCCGTCTACGTCGTCACCGGGGAACGCGACCTGAACCCGCGCCGCGCCGAACGCGCGGACATCCTCGTGATGACGCCCGAGAAGACGGACTCGGCCACGCGGAAACACGACTCCGCGCGCTACTCGTTCATCACCGACGTGGACTGCTGCGTCATAGACGAGGTGCACCTCTTGGACTCGGAGACGCGCGGCGGCGTCCTCGAAGTGACCGTCTCGCGCCTCCGACGCATCTGCGACCCGCGCGTCGTCGCCCTCTCGGCGACGATGCCGAACATCGGCGACGTGGCGGCGTGGTTGGACGCCCCGCCGGAGACGACGTTCGAGTTCGGCGACGACTACCGACCCGTGGACCTCCACGCCGACGTGAAGACGTACACCCACGGCGACAACCCGTTTCAGGACAAATACCGCCGCCTCTACCGCGCCCTCGACTTGGCGGAACCCCACATCCGCGAGGACGGGCAGGCCCTCGTGTTCGTCTCCTCGCGGCAGGACGCCCTCCGCGCGGCGGGGAAGGCGCGCGACGAGATAGCCGAACGCGACATCCCCATCGGCGCGCGCGGCGACTACGACTTCCACACCGAGGCGAAGGACCTCGGCAACGAGACGCTCCGAAAGTCGGTTCCCGACGGCGTGGCGTTCCACCACGCGGGTCTCTCGCGGGACGACAAAGACAGGGTCGAACGGTGGTTCAAAGAGGGGAAGATTCAGCTTCTGTTCTCCACGTCGACGCTGGCGTGGGGCGTGAACCTCCCCGCGCGGTGCGTCGTCATCCGCGACACGAAACACCACGACCCGCTCGAAGGCGAGGTGGACATCTCCCCGTTGGACATCCTCCAGATGCTCGGGCGGGCGGGCCGCCCCGGATACGACGACGTGGGGTACGGATGGGTCGTCTGCGACCGGAGCGACGCGGACAAATACCGGACGCTCCTCCGCGAGGGCAAGGAGATAGAGTCGCGTCTGGCCGCGGACTTGGACTCGCATCTCAACGCCGAGATAGCGATGGGGACCATCGGCGACTTGGAGGACGTGCTCTCGTGGTTGGAGACGACGTTCTACTACCAACGCGCGCAGTCGAAACCCGACGAGTACGACTTCGGCGGCCTCCGCGAACGCGTGCGCGAGACGCTCGAAATCCTCGTCGACCGCGGGTTCGTCGAGATGGGCGAGGACCTCTCCATCCGCGCGACGACGCTCGGTCGCCTCGCATCGAAGTACTACCTCCGTCTCGACACCGCGCGGCGGTTCTACGACCTCTGCGAACGCGACACCATCACCGACGACGCCATCTTGGAAGCCGTCGCCGGCGCGGCGGAGTTCCACGACGTCTCGCCCCGCCAGTCGGAGGGCGACGCCGTGGACGCCGTCCTCTCGGGCGTCTCGACGCACCTCGAAGACGGCCCGCGGAAGGTGTTCGCCATCCTCCACGCGGGGATGCAGAACTCGACGCCCTCGGCGCTCCGGTCGGACGCGTGGATAATCCGGCAGAACGCCCTTCGGCTCATCTCCGCGCTTCGGGAGTTCCTCGCCGCCTTCGCCGGGCCGCGGGCGGCGAACCTCGCCCGGCGCGTCGAGGCGCGCGTCGACCACGGCGTCTCGCGGGACGCCGTCGCCCTGACGGCGGTGGACGGCATCGGGTCGAACCGCGCGGCCAAACTCGCGACCGGCGGCCTCCGCAGTCCGCGCGACGTCGTGGACGCCGGAGAGGCAGAACTCCGAAGCGCCGGACTCTCGGAGGGCGTCGCGGAACAGGTCGTCAGAAACGCCCGCGGCTTTCCGGACGTCGAGGTGTCGTGGGGCGAGTTCCCCGACGGCATCGCCGCCGGGGAAAACGAGATGTGCGAGGTGACCGTTCGGAACCGCGGCGGCGGCGGCACCGTCGGCGTCCGCGTCACGGTCAACGACGTGGAGATGACGACGAAACAGACGTACCTCACGGACGCCGTGAGCGTCCCGGTTGGCGTCTTCGGCGCGACGGCGGACGAACTGGAGTACCGCGTCGAGGTGACGTTCCCCGACGAACCGCTTCACCCCGTCACGGCGACGCGCACCGTGGACGTGGAGTAGCACGAGAACGCGGCGCGCCCGTTCGTCGTCTCGAAAACCGACCGGCGAATCCGAACCCGCGGTTACGGACTCTCGTACGCCGTCAGCGTGAGTTCTACCGTCGCCTCGCCGTCCTCTCGCTGGACGAACTTCGCGGGGAAGCCGACGCCCGGAACCAACCAGATGTCGGCGTCGATGTCGGTCTCTGCGCCGCCGGTGACGCGGACGTGCTTCGCGGTCAGACCGCCGACTCGCTCCTCGCCGACGACGGTAAAGCCCACCTCGGTGTCCGAGGAGTCGAAGCGCCACTCGTCGCCCACCTCGTACGTCCGTAGGTCGGTGGACTTCGCGGAGACGATGCGGGAACTGACGACGAGCGAACGCACGTTCAGCGCGTACGCCATCTCGCCCAGGGCCGGAGAGAAGGCGGCCGCCTCGGAGGTGGCCTCCGTCCGACCGCTGGGCGCGTCGCGAACGACGTTCATCGCCGCGCCGGGCCACTCGCCGCCCGCCGTCACGTCGATGGTGAGCGTCCCCGACTCGGGGGCGTCGGCGAGGACGTCGCTCCGCACCTCGTACTCGTACCGTTCGCCCGTCTGGAGAACGGGAACCGCGTCGGGCATGTCGTCCGAACCGGACGACCCACTCGCGGCGTTCGAGTCGCCGTCGGCGTCACCGCTATCGCCTTCGCCGTCGCTCCCGCCGTCTTCGCTCGGAACGGGCGTCGAATCGGCGGCCGCGTCTCCGCCACCGCCGCCGGTGCACCCGGCGAGGACGAGTACCAGACAGACGACGACTGTTGACAGTCTACTCATGTTGTCTGTCTGTCACACCGGACGATAACTGTTTCTCTGACTTTCAGACCGCGGAAACGTCGTTCTCGCGGATTTCCGTCAGCCGAAAAGCGCCTCGCGCAGTTCCTCGGGCCCCTCGGCTACGACGTGCGCCTGCGAGAGGTCCAACTCCCGGTTGTGCGCGCGGCGGTAGGCGACGGTGAACGCGCCAGACCGGACGGCGGACTCGATGCCGTTGACCGAGTCCTCGACGACGACGCACTCCTCGGGTTCGACGCCGAGTTCGGCGGCCGCGTGTTCGTAGATGTGCGGTTCGGGCTTTCCGGCGGCGTCTATGTCCTCTGCGCTGAGAACCAACTCGAGGTGGCCCAGGTCGAACCGGTCGCGGACGATGGAGATCCACGACTGGGGGGCCGAAGAGACGATGGCGAGTCGTCGCCCGTCGTCGCGCAAATCGTCGAACAGTTCCTCCGCGCCCTCCATCAACACCACCTGCTCGCCGTAGAGCGTCTCCGAGCGTTCGTGGTACGCGTCGACGAACTCCTCTTTCGTGACCGCCGTGCCGTACGTCTCGTCGAGGTAGTCGTATATCTCGCGAAAGTGCATCCCGGTGACCTCCTCGTGGGCCGGATCGCCGGATGCGACGGCGTCGGCGAAGACGAACTCGTCTTCGAACTCGTGCCAGTAGTCTTCGGAGTCGACGAGGACTCCGTCCATGTCGAACAACACGACTTCGTCGGGGGCGTCCATGCTACCTCGAACGACCGCCACCCTTCAAAGACCTTCGTGGCAGGGTATATCACGGATGACGGGGCCATCGCCGCCGTGACGGAGAACATTCGAGTCTTCGCCGGAGACTGCACCACCACCTTCGAGGGCGCGCGCACGCGAACGCAACGCGGACGCGTCGTCGTCGTCGTGAAACCCGACCGGACCGTCCTCGTCCACGACGCCGACGGCTACCAACCGGTGTCGTGGTTGACCCGTCCCGACACGCTCACCGTCGAGACGGACGCGTCGGGGTTCGGACTCGTCGCCCACACGGACGAACAGACGCTTCGCGTCGTCTCCCACGACGCGTCGGGCCGCGCGGAGTACCCCGCCACCGAGGCGGGCGTCCCCGTCGGCGCGCATCCCGACACCGGCGAACCACTCGTCCGCGTCGGCGGCGCCGTCGTCGGCGTCGATACCGACGCGCGGTACGTCCTCCCGGCGGGCGCGACGGTGTTAGAGGAGACGTGCGACGACTGCGGCTTACCGACGATGCGCGTCGAGTGCGGCGCAACGTTCGAACTCTGCGTGGACCGCGCCTGCGAATCGCTGGACGACGCCGTCAGGGAACGATTCGACCGGGCGTGGACCTGCCCCGACTGCGACTCGGACCTCAGAATCATCCGCCGCGGCGGCCGGTTGCTGGCCGGGTGCGACGCCTACCCCGACTGCGAGTCGGCGTTCGCCATTCCCGCGGGCGTCGTCGTCGACGACTGCGACTGCGGGTTGCCGGTGTTCGAGACGAGTCGCGGTCGGCGGTGTTTAGACGGGACGTGCGACGCGTTCGCCGAGTGAGGGC
This window contains:
- a CDS encoding 2-oxo acid dehydrogenase subunit E2, whose product is MGIKEFKLPDVGEGVAEGELVTWHVSPGDTVTEDQVVAEVETDKALVDVPSPYNGTVSELRAEEGEMVPVGDVIITFEVEGEGDEPADAEVQTETEADDSDADEEPEEETAPSETESPSGRVFAPPSVRRLARELGVDLASVSGSGPSGRVTEGDVRSAAEGADAGGDGESGGPRSVSFSGNSAVSKAGDSGNGQDAGSADSSAPAPQAAGREKTLAAPATRRIAEEEGVSIDDVPATEKRDGEPFVTEADVRQYAEVQREAQRADAESVSAEAGAGEASETADLPAQTVEPEADAGPGAGERVPYKGVRKAIGDQMQRSKYTAPHVTHHDEVDVTELVELREEFKPMAGERDVKLTYMPFVTKAVVAALKQFPYMNAQLDEENEEIVLRDEYNVGVATATDAGLLVPVVHGADGKGLLDLARETNELVEKARSRKISPAEMQGGTFTITNVGVIGGEYATPIINYPEVGILALGAIKEKPRVVDGEIVPRKVLTLSLSFDHRVVDGAIAARFTNKVGEYLSNPKLLLLE
- a CDS encoding alpha-ketoacid dehydrogenase subunit beta, whose product is MSQNQSQQTQSLTLVQAVQDALYTEMKQDDDVVVMGEDVGKNGGVFRATEGLFDEFGGDRVIDTPLAESGIVGTAIGMAAMGMKPVPEMQFSGFMYPAFDQLVSHAARLRTRSRGRFTCPMVVRAPYGGGIRAPEHHSESKEAFYAHEAGLKVVIPSTPYDTKGLLISAIRDPDPVVFLEPKLIYRAFRGDVPEGDYEVPIGEAAVRREGTDVSVYCYGAMTRPTMEAAENLADEGIDAEVVDLRTVDPMDKETIVESFEKTGRAAVVHEAPKTAGIGAEIAATIQEEALLYQEAPVERVAGYDVPYPLYALEDYYLPSVTRVEEGIRNAVEF
- the pdhA gene encoding pyruvate dehydrogenase (acetyl-transferring) E1 component subunit alpha, whose translation is MSVLQRDPQDMLRVLDEDGEPVGDVPDLSDEELVDMYREMRLARHFDTRAVSLQRQGRMGTYPPLSGQEGAQIGSAFALDEEDWMFPSYREHGAALHRGLPLKQTLLYWMGHEKGNLVPEDVNVFPVAVPIATQVLHATGAAWAKKLRGEDAAVLAYFGDGATSEGDFHEGLNFAGVFDTPNVFFCNNNQWAISVPRERQTASKTIAQKAAAYGFEGVQVDGMDPLAVYAATRAAVEKAKDPAEGELRPTLIEAVQYRFGAHTTADDPSVYRDDEEVAEWRKKDPIPRLERFLRETGRLDGESVESIESQVEDRVATAIAEAESEPRPEPEEMFAHLYEDLPPELETQMAEFEALYERHGDDAFLRE
- the lipA gene encoding lipoyl synthase, yielding MSGRRKPDWLKMRPPSGRQFTDIKQTLRDRDLHTVCEEANCPNMGECWSGRNGPGTATFMLMGERCSRGCNFCDVETGGMDALDPEEPENVADAVAEIGLDYVVLTSVDRDDLPDQGAGHFAETIREIKRCDPSVLVEVLIPDFQGDSELVRKIIDARPDVIAHNIETVERLQWPVRDRRAGYEQSLSVLEQVTRESDIYTKTSIMLGLGEYDHEVYQTLSDLREADVDVVTLGQYLQPSRTHLDVFDYVHPDAFETWRRVAEEELGFLYCASGPMVRSSYKAGELFVDAVLRDGKSVEQARREARTAAGD
- a CDS encoding helix-turn-helix domain-containing protein, encoding MSTIASVELAAEEFALGRSLAEVPRAEFEVVRVVAHDGDSLVPYVRVTAESFEEFDEALDADPSVAEATLLDDFGDERLYRMEWVEDVLALTHVLINARGAVLEMYGTGDQWRVRLLLPDREALSSTAEYCHDNDLTFEVLNIYELSGSVSRGEFGLSQAQYEVLLTAAQQGYFDVPRDVTMADLADSLDVSQQAISERLRRGHANLVDNTIRVGQQAFDIDPSSGR
- a CDS encoding DEAD/DEAH box helicase; translation: MKVADVVPDFADAFGFDEFNRMQREAAPAILDSDDNVVASAPTASGKTALAELAICRTLQNGGTALFIAPLRALTNEKESEWERFESLGYSVYVVTGERDLNPRRAERADILVMTPEKTDSATRKHDSARYSFITDVDCCVIDEVHLLDSETRGGVLEVTVSRLRRICDPRVVALSATMPNIGDVAAWLDAPPETTFEFGDDYRPVDLHADVKTYTHGDNPFQDKYRRLYRALDLAEPHIREDGQALVFVSSRQDALRAAGKARDEIAERDIPIGARGDYDFHTEAKDLGNETLRKSVPDGVAFHHAGLSRDDKDRVERWFKEGKIQLLFSTSTLAWGVNLPARCVVIRDTKHHDPLEGEVDISPLDILQMLGRAGRPGYDDVGYGWVVCDRSDADKYRTLLREGKEIESRLAADLDSHLNAEIAMGTIGDLEDVLSWLETTFYYQRAQSKPDEYDFGGLRERVRETLEILVDRGFVEMGEDLSIRATTLGRLASKYYLRLDTARRFYDLCERDTITDDAILEAVAGAAEFHDVSPRQSEGDAVDAVLSGVSTHLEDGPRKVFAILHAGMQNSTPSALRSDAWIIRQNALRLISALREFLAAFAGPRAANLARRVEARVDHGVSRDAVALTAVDGIGSNRAAKLATGGLRSPRDVVDAGEAELRSAGLSEGVAEQVVRNARGFPDVEVSWGEFPDGIAAGENEMCEVTVRNRGGGGTVGVRVTVNDVEMTTKQTYLTDAVSVPVGVFGATADELEYRVEVTFPDEPLHPVTATRTVDVE
- a CDS encoding HAD family hydrolase; translation: MDAPDEVVLFDMDGVLVDSEDYWHEFEDEFVFADAVASGDPAHEEVTGMHFREIYDYLDETYGTAVTKEEFVDAYHERSETLYGEQVVLMEGAEELFDDLRDDGRRLAIVSSAPQSWISIVRDRFDLGHLELVLSAEDIDAAGKPEPHIYEHAAAELGVEPEECVVVEDSVNGIESAVRSGAFTVAYRRAHNRELDLSQAHVVAEGPEELREALFG
- a CDS encoding endonuclease NucS domain-containing protein yields the protein MTENIRVFAGDCTTTFEGARTRTQRGRVVVVVKPDRTVLVHDADGYQPVSWLTRPDTLTVETDASGFGLVAHTDEQTLRVVSHDASGRAEYPATEAGVPVGAHPDTGEPLVRVGGAVVGVDTDARYVLPAGATVLEETCDDCGLPTMRVECGATFELCVDRACESLDDAVRERFDRAWTCPDCDSDLRIIRRGGRLLAGCDAYPDCESAFAIPAGVVVDDCDCGLPVFETSRGRRCLDGTCDAFAE